A window of the Streptomyces sp. NBC_00250 genome harbors these coding sequences:
- a CDS encoding DUF397 domain-containing protein → MAIIQGGTDTWTKSSYSGGNGACVEVKSPLVAAIAVRDSKAPEGPSLSFGPGSWNAFVGEVSNGAL, encoded by the coding sequence ATGGCGATTATTCAGGGTGGCACCGACACCTGGACGAAGTCCTCGTACTCCGGAGGGAACGGGGCCTGCGTCGAAGTGAAGTCCCCCCTCGTGGCCGCGATCGCGGTGCGGGACTCCAAGGCCCCCGAGGGTCCCTCCCTTTCTTTCGGACCGGGATCGTGGAACGCCTTCGTCGGCGAGGTGAGCAACGGGGCTCTCTGA
- a CDS encoding helix-turn-helix domain-containing protein, with protein MASNVNPTVRRRRLGQELRKLREAKNMTAEQVAERLLVSQSKISRLENGRRSISQRDVRDLCGVYEVEDERMVDSLMQMAKDSRQQGWWHAFGDIPYSVYIGLETDAESLRMYEPQIIPGLLQTHAYAEAVISGALPESAPADIEKRVTVRTRRQERIRDEERPLRLWAVIDEGALHRIVGSRQLMVEQLEHLIEQSHLPHVTVQVIPFEMGAHPGISGQYSILEFPDTSDSSVVYIEGVTSDLYLEKAQDVGKYSVMYEHLRAQALNVEQTRDFISEMVKKHARG; from the coding sequence GTGGCGTCCAACGTCAACCCCACCGTCAGGCGACGCCGATTGGGCCAGGAGCTGCGCAAGCTCCGGGAAGCGAAGAACATGACGGCCGAGCAGGTGGCCGAGCGTCTCCTCGTCTCCCAGTCCAAGATCAGCCGGCTGGAGAACGGCCGTCGCTCCATCAGTCAGCGCGATGTGCGCGATCTGTGCGGCGTGTACGAGGTCGAGGACGAGCGCATGGTCGACTCGCTCATGCAGATGGCCAAGGACTCGCGCCAGCAGGGCTGGTGGCACGCCTTCGGCGACATCCCGTACAGCGTCTACATCGGTCTGGAGACGGACGCGGAGAGTCTGCGGATGTACGAGCCGCAGATCATCCCGGGTCTGCTCCAGACGCACGCGTACGCGGAGGCCGTGATCTCCGGCGCGCTGCCGGAGTCGGCGCCCGCGGACATCGAGAAGCGGGTCACGGTCCGTACCCGCCGCCAGGAGCGGATCCGGGACGAGGAGCGTCCGCTGCGGCTGTGGGCGGTCATCGACGAGGGTGCGCTGCACCGGATCGTCGGCAGCAGGCAGCTGATGGTGGAGCAGCTGGAGCACCTCATCGAGCAGTCGCACCTGCCGCACGTGACCGTGCAGGTGATCCCGTTCGAGATGGGTGCGCATCCGGGGATCAGCGGCCAGTACTCGATCCTGGAGTTCCCGGACACGTCCGACTCCAGCGTCGTCTACATCGAGGGCGTGACGAGCGATCTGTACCTGGAGAAGGCGCAGGACGTCGGCAAGTACAGCGTCATGTACGAGCACCTCAGGGCACAGGCGCTGAACGTCGAGCAGACCCGCGACTTCATCTCGGAGATGGTGAAGAAGCACGCCAGGGGCTGA
- a CDS encoding GOLPH3/VPS74 family protein, whose translation MGRSRRTIPEELLLLALDPTTGTTAQPQSLDLGLAGAQLVELALAGRIAPDGDRIAVVMPRPTGDPTLDSALELLRRRGSPVRAVHWIGGPRLGLRQTYLSHLERCGMVHAVETQMCGVLPTTRYQATDTAISREIRSRLDSAIRTGVPPDPRTAALAALAHAVGLGKHLYPGNEGRSSRSRLRDLIRHDPMGGLVAHAVMDVQNGAAAQPRRSAAGVPAQPRGNMARAAAH comes from the coding sequence ATGGGCAGGAGCCGCAGAACCATTCCGGAAGAGCTTCTACTGCTCGCTCTGGACCCGACCACGGGTACCACAGCGCAGCCGCAGTCGCTCGACCTCGGTCTGGCCGGAGCACAGCTAGTGGAGCTGGCGCTGGCAGGCCGGATAGCCCCTGACGGGGATCGTATCGCCGTGGTGATGCCACGGCCGACCGGAGATCCGACACTGGACTCCGCACTGGAGCTGCTGCGCAGGCGCGGCAGCCCGGTTCGGGCCGTCCACTGGATCGGCGGGCCCCGGCTGGGGCTCCGTCAGACGTATCTCTCGCATCTGGAGCGATGCGGCATGGTGCATGCCGTGGAGACCCAGATGTGCGGGGTGTTGCCGACGACTCGCTACCAGGCGACGGACACGGCGATCAGTCGGGAGATCCGTTCCCGGCTGGACAGTGCGATCCGCACCGGCGTACCGCCGGACCCGCGGACCGCGGCGCTTGCCGCGCTGGCCCACGCGGTCGGTCTCGGGAAGCACCTCTACCCCGGCAACGAAGGACGGTCGTCGCGGTCCCGGCTGCGCGATCTGATCCGGCACGACCCGATGGGCGGACTCGTGGCGCACGCCGTGATGGACGTCCAGAACGGCGCGGCGGCACAGCCGCGTCGGAGCGCCGCGGGTGTCCCGGCGCAGCCTCGCGGCAACATGGCCCGCGCGGCGGCGCACTGA